A single region of the Syngnathus acus chromosome 6, fSynAcu1.2, whole genome shotgun sequence genome encodes:
- the dapk2b gene encoding death-associated protein kinase 2 isoform X1, with protein MRTPGMALFKQQAVEDFYDIGEELGSGQFAVVKRCTEKSTGLIFAAKFVKKRQSRASRRGVKREEIEREVDILQQLQHPNVVALHDVYENRTDVVLILELVSGGELFDFLARKESLCEEEATQFIKQILDGVQYLHSKRIAHFDLKPENIMLLDRNIPLPRIKVIDFGLAHKMEAGAEFKNIFGTPEFVAPEIVNYEPLGLEADMWSIGVITYVLLSGASPFLGETKQETLGNISAMSYQFDEEFFNNTSELAKSFIRQLLVKDTRKRMNIQEALNHPWIKSFAAPDAEQKAEELKTKRLKEYTVQSHSSMTTNNSYASFERFARVVEDIGLLETEVTQVAGAHRTLQDDLEALLDIYNDKEAWYKEENESTRRQLSRVRYEYRKVEATRRLLREELSGVGANLESISEKYQERENQMDALRQELNSELQWLQEVVSSLDPQGAHDSCLDIALKELLHQGTPKPLTESN; from the exons ATGAGGACACCTGGCATGGCACTTTTCAAGCAGCAGGCTGTGGAGGACTTCTATGACATCGGGGAGGAATTGGGAAG CGGCCAATTTGCGGTGGTCAAGCGTTGCACGGAGAAGAGCACGGGCCTCATATTCGCCGCCAAGTTCGTCAAGAAGCGGCAGAGTCGGGCCAGCAGACGCGGCGTGAAGCGCGAGGAGATCGAGAGGGAAGTGGACATCCTGCAACAGCTGCAACATCCTAACGTGGTGGCTCTTCACGACGTCTACGAGAACCGCACCGACGTGGTGCTCATCCTTGAGCT CGTTTCTGGCGGAGAGCTTTTCGACTTCCTGGCTCGTAAGGAGTCGCTTTGTGAAGAGGAGGCCACTCAGTTTATCAAACAGATCCTGGACGGTGTCCAGTACCTCCACTCCAAGAGGATTGCGCATTTTGACCTCAAG CCAGAAAATATAATGCTACTGGACAGGAACATTCCTCTTCCCCGCATTAAAGTGATCGATTTTGGATTAGCGCACAAGATGGAAGCCGGAGcggagtttaaaaatatttttggaactCCTGAATTTGTTG ctcCGGAGATTGTTAATTATGAGCCTCTGGGGTTGGAGGCCGATATGTG GAGCATTGGAGTCATCACGTATGTACT tttgagCGGCGCGTCACCTTTCCTGGGTGAGACAAAGCAGGAAACGTTAGGGAACATCTCAGCCATGAGCTACCAATTTGACGAGGAGTTCTTCAACAACACGAGTGAGCTGGCCAAGAGCTTCATCAGACAGCTGCTGGTGAAAGACACAAG GAAACGAATGAACATACAAGAGGCGCTCAACCATCCGTGGATTAAG TCCTTCGCCGCCCCGGATGCTGAGCAGAAAGCCGAGGAGTTGAAGACCAAACGTCTCAAGGAATACACCGTCCAGTCCCATTCCAGCATGACCACAAACAACTCGTACGCCAGCTTTGAACGATTTGCCCGCGTGGTGGAGGACATCGGTTTGTTGGAGACCGAGGTGACACAGGTGGCGGGGGCCCACCGTACCTTGCAAGATGACCTGGAGGCTCTGCTCGACATTTATAACGACAAAGAGGCCTGGTACAAAGAGGAGAACGAAAGCACCAGGAGGCAACTCTCCCGAGTCCGCTATGAGTATCGCAAAGTGGAAGCCACCAGGAGGCTGTTGAGGGAAGAGCTGTCGGGCGTGGGCGCCAACTTGGAAAGCATCAGCGAGAAGTACCAGGAGAGGGAAAATCAGATGGACGCGCTGAGGCAGGAGCTGAACTCGGAGCTGCAGTGGCTGCAGGAGGTGGTTAGCTCTTTGGATCCACAGGGAGCACATGATAGCTGTCTGGACATAGCGCTGAAGGAGCTGCTGCATCAGGGGACCCCAAAACCCCTCACAGAGTCAAATTGA
- the LOC119124281 gene encoding SH2 domain-containing protein 7-like, translating to MTSHSNRAKLTAEKGSGRSWLKSLRTCWRFGFKNTESASQSLCHGKLIELSSKWFLEICASHIAQNGCFPAWFAGFIAREDAEEILKEKEEGCFLIRISDKAIGYVLSYRGRDRCRHLVINQSDTGRLVVRGAAEEHDTVLDLIWHYSRNPIEPFGEYLISSCFEAPADKTYDVIQHVSHSKAKNKVERDSEQPKSKRTVEEVPPLPRRVRHHENIEPSDPNRMLYAKVKKKPTRDLHASQQQIHNESLPGATARRTTTLDHNSRKCRPLSAPEYNWLCSADLTSGPRGSQSGHTIEHLNDDAVYFLAGMPGSPHTECKETKLHLPQSHSNLVYAGIHADAFRGSFSHDDIYEIVPDIGDTCECESNMYESVGDLNRVLWGK from the exons ATGACATCGCATTCAAATCGCGCAAAGCTAACAGCAGAGAAAG GAAGTGGCAGATCATGGTTGAAGTCCCTAAGGACCTGTTGGAGGTTTGGTTTCAAG AACACTGAATCCGCGTCCCAATCGCTTTGCCATGGGAAACTCATTGAACTGTCTTCAAAATGGTTCCTCGAGATTTGTGCGTCGCACATCgctcaaaatggctgcttcccCGCTTGGTTTGCGGGTTTCATCGCCAGGGA GGATGCGGAAGAAatcctcaaagaaaaggaagaaggTTGTTTCCTCATCCGTATCAGTGACAAAGCCATCGGATACGTTCTTTCTTATAG AGGCCGCGATCGCTGTCGACACTTGGTGATAAACCAAAGTGACACAGGACGTTTGGTTGTCCGAGGAGCCGCTGAGGAACACGACACAGTCCTGGACCTAATCTGGCATTATTCGAGGAACCCCATTGAGCCGTTTGGAGAATATCTCATATCATCGTGCTTTGAG GCACCTGCGGACAAGACGTACGATGTAATTCAGCATGTGTCGCATAGCAAAGCCAAGAACAAAGTGGAGAGAGACTCTGAGCAGCCGAAAAGTAAAAGAACAGTTGAG gaagtgccaCCACTCCCAAGGAGGGTCAGACACCATGAAAATATTGAACCTAGTGACCCAAACAGGATGCTGTACGCTAAGGTCAAAAAGAAACCAACCAGAGATCTTCATGCAAGCCAGCAACAAATACATAACGAAAGCTTGCCCGGCGCTACCGCAAGAAGAACCACCACGCTGGATCACAACTCCAGAAAGTGTCGTCCCCTATCTGCACCGGAATACAATTGGCTTTGCTCGGCAGATCTCACTTCTGGACCGAGAGGATCTCAAAGCGGTCACACTATTGAGCACCTGAACGACGATGCTGTTTATTTTCTGGCCGGTATGCCCGGTAGCCCTCACACTGAATGCAAAGAAACCAAATTGCACCTTCCGCAAAGTCACAGTAACTTGGTTTATGCTGGGATACACGCAGACGCCTTCAGAGGCTCCTTTTCTCACGATGACATCTACGAGATCGTCCCTGACATAGGGGACACGTGCGAATGTGAAAGCAACATGTATGAGTCAGTGGGGGATCTCAATCGTGTGTTGTGGGGTAAGTAG
- the dapk2b gene encoding death-associated protein kinase 2 isoform X2, with translation MRTPGMALFKQQAVEDFYDIGEELGSGQFAVVKRCTEKSTGLIFAAKFVKKRQSRASRRGVKREEIEREVDILQQLQHPNVVALHDVYENRTDVVLILELVSGGELFDFLARKESLCEEEATQFIKQILDGVQYLHSKRIAHFDLKPENIMLLDRNIPLPRIKVIDFGLAHKMEAGAEFKNIFGTPEFVAPEIVNYEPLGLEADMWSIGVITYVLLSGASPFLGETKQETLGNISAMSYQFDEEFFNNTSELAKSFIRQLLVKDTRKRMNIQEALNHPWIKPHNTRQAMVKRLSIVNLENFKRQYARRRWKLSFRIVALCNHLTRIMKKGHKLPAEDGRDCESDQEEEIEILKRRPRTRKRSSTS, from the exons ATGAGGACACCTGGCATGGCACTTTTCAAGCAGCAGGCTGTGGAGGACTTCTATGACATCGGGGAGGAATTGGGAAG CGGCCAATTTGCGGTGGTCAAGCGTTGCACGGAGAAGAGCACGGGCCTCATATTCGCCGCCAAGTTCGTCAAGAAGCGGCAGAGTCGGGCCAGCAGACGCGGCGTGAAGCGCGAGGAGATCGAGAGGGAAGTGGACATCCTGCAACAGCTGCAACATCCTAACGTGGTGGCTCTTCACGACGTCTACGAGAACCGCACCGACGTGGTGCTCATCCTTGAGCT CGTTTCTGGCGGAGAGCTTTTCGACTTCCTGGCTCGTAAGGAGTCGCTTTGTGAAGAGGAGGCCACTCAGTTTATCAAACAGATCCTGGACGGTGTCCAGTACCTCCACTCCAAGAGGATTGCGCATTTTGACCTCAAG CCAGAAAATATAATGCTACTGGACAGGAACATTCCTCTTCCCCGCATTAAAGTGATCGATTTTGGATTAGCGCACAAGATGGAAGCCGGAGcggagtttaaaaatatttttggaactCCTGAATTTGTTG ctcCGGAGATTGTTAATTATGAGCCTCTGGGGTTGGAGGCCGATATGTG GAGCATTGGAGTCATCACGTATGTACT tttgagCGGCGCGTCACCTTTCCTGGGTGAGACAAAGCAGGAAACGTTAGGGAACATCTCAGCCATGAGCTACCAATTTGACGAGGAGTTCTTCAACAACACGAGTGAGCTGGCCAAGAGCTTCATCAGACAGCTGCTGGTGAAAGACACAAG GAAACGAATGAACATACAAGAGGCGCTCAACCATCCGTGGATTAAG CCTCACAATACAAGACAAGCGATGGTCAAGAGGTTGTCAATAGTCAACTTGGAGAACTTCAAGAGGCAGTACGCCCGACGTAGGTGGAAG ctctCATTCCGGATCGTTGCTCTGTGCAATCACTTAACTCGGATCATGAAGAAGGGCCACAAATTGCCAGCGGAGGACGGG AGGGATTGTGAAAGTGACCAGGAAGAAGAAATTGAAATCCTGAAGAGGCGGCCGAGGACCAGAAAGAGAAGCAGCACTTCCTGA
- the lrrc61 gene encoding leucine-rich repeat-containing protein 61 isoform X1: MLFTDDGLTYPLAPLFKLSGHSVLAVFSSCSADSQMMCMWMCCISVCVCVCVCCATVSAAVPCLFLTEAEVEKITAVLLKSHSGEFDLESILFLKFRGLGIHDLGCVGECMNLERLDLSGNNIVNLAPLSSLRLLSVLNLSANRISNLEPLHSCENLQNLNLAGNIISSIDNLLCLQSLRKLESIRLNDNTYNYSNPVCRNVSYRTLILDMFPTVKVLDGERVVGRGSDLYQLCKDIDDTIKAGLYKNGQLVEHQDCKPWVEETFWEIKRSNNAIVEEAYKQFNDILHECRLLNNRATHAISQSERSMSLKKQPKQYAI, encoded by the exons ATGCTATTTACAGATGATGGCTTGACTTATCCACTCGCCCCCCTCTTTAAACTGAGTGGACACTCAGTGCTTGCAGTGTTCTCTTCCTGCAGTGCTGACTCACAAATGATGTGCATGTGGATGTGTTgcattagtgtgtgtgtgtgtgtgtgtgtgtgttgtgctaCTGTATCTGCTGCAGTCCCCTGTTTGTTTCTCACAGAGGCAGAAGTGGAGAAGATAACGGCTGTGCTGCTCAAGTCGCACTCGGGCGAGTTTGATTTGGAGTCCATACTGTTTCTGAAATTCAGAGGTCTAG GAATACATGATCTTGGGTGCGTAGGAGAGTGTATGAATTTGGAGAGACTGGACCTGTCAGGAAATAATATTGTCAATTTAGCTCCGTTGTCGTCTCTCCGGCTGCTTTCTGTTCTCAATTTGTCTGCTAATAGGATTTCCAATTTAG AACCTTTGCACAGTTGTGAAAATCTACAGAATTTAAACCTTGCTGGTAATATTATCTCCAG taTTGATAACCTTCTCTGCCTTCAGTCTTTAAGGAAACTAGAAAGTATCCGTCTCAACGACAACACCTACAATTATTCAAATCCAG TGTGCAGAAACGTGTCATATAGAACCTTAATTCTTGACATGTTCCCCACTGTCAAGGTGCTAGATG gTGAGAGAGTCGTTGGACGTGGGAGCGACTTGTATCAGCTATGCAAAGACATTGATGACACCATTAAAG CCGGCCTTTACAAGAATGGCCAACTTGTTGAACATCAGGATTGCAAGCCATGGGTGGAGGAAACTTTCTGGGAAATAAAACGATCCAACAACGCCATTGTTGAAGAAGCCTACAAACAGTTTAACG ATATTCTCCATGAATGCAGACTCCTGAACAACAGAGCAACTCATGCAATTTCCCAAAGTGAAAGATCGATGAGCCTGAAGAAGCAACCGAAGCAGTACGCCATCTGA
- the lrrc61 gene encoding leucine-rich repeat-containing protein 61 isoform X2, translating into MDSKRENMKEQEAEVEKITAVLLKSHSGEFDLESILFLKFRGLGIHDLGCVGECMNLERLDLSGNNIVNLAPLSSLRLLSVLNLSANRISNLEPLHSCENLQNLNLAGNIISSIDNLLCLQSLRKLESIRLNDNTYNYSNPVCRNVSYRTLILDMFPTVKVLDGERVVGRGSDLYQLCKDIDDTIKAGLYKNGQLVEHQDCKPWVEETFWEIKRSNNAIVEEAYKQFNDILHECRLLNNRATHAISQSERSMSLKKQPKQYAI; encoded by the exons ATGGACTCGAAGCGAGAGAATATGAAAGAGCAAG AGGCAGAAGTGGAGAAGATAACGGCTGTGCTGCTCAAGTCGCACTCGGGCGAGTTTGATTTGGAGTCCATACTGTTTCTGAAATTCAGAGGTCTAG GAATACATGATCTTGGGTGCGTAGGAGAGTGTATGAATTTGGAGAGACTGGACCTGTCAGGAAATAATATTGTCAATTTAGCTCCGTTGTCGTCTCTCCGGCTGCTTTCTGTTCTCAATTTGTCTGCTAATAGGATTTCCAATTTAG AACCTTTGCACAGTTGTGAAAATCTACAGAATTTAAACCTTGCTGGTAATATTATCTCCAG taTTGATAACCTTCTCTGCCTTCAGTCTTTAAGGAAACTAGAAAGTATCCGTCTCAACGACAACACCTACAATTATTCAAATCCAG TGTGCAGAAACGTGTCATATAGAACCTTAATTCTTGACATGTTCCCCACTGTCAAGGTGCTAGATG gTGAGAGAGTCGTTGGACGTGGGAGCGACTTGTATCAGCTATGCAAAGACATTGATGACACCATTAAAG CCGGCCTTTACAAGAATGGCCAACTTGTTGAACATCAGGATTGCAAGCCATGGGTGGAGGAAACTTTCTGGGAAATAAAACGATCCAACAACGCCATTGTTGAAGAAGCCTACAAACAGTTTAACG ATATTCTCCATGAATGCAGACTCCTGAACAACAGAGCAACTCATGCAATTTCCCAAAGTGAAAGATCGATGAGCCTGAAGAAGCAACCGAAGCAGTACGCCATCTGA
- the cib2 gene encoding calcium and integrin-binding family member 2: MGNKQTIFTDEQLDAYQDCTFFTRKEILRLHGRYHELAPHLVPMDYTKDPDCKLPLALIVNMPELKENPFRNRIVESFSEDGMGNLSFNEFVDMFSVLSEMAPRELKAIYAFKIYDFNVDNYLCKEDLEKTLNRLTKEELTPEEVQLVCEKAIEEADLDGDNKLSFADFENMISRAPDFLSTFHIRI, encoded by the exons ATGGGAAACAAGCAGACTATTTTTACAGATGAACAGCTTGATGCCTACCAG GATTGTACTTTTTTCACTCGCAAGGAAATCTTACG GTTGCATGGTCGATACCACGAATTGGCCCCTCATCTTGTACCAATGGACTACACAAAAGATCCTGATTGTAAATTACCTTTAGCCTTGATAGTCAACATGCCAGAGTTAAAG GAAAATCCATTCCGTAACAGGATTGTTGAGTCTTTCTCAGAGGATGGGATGGGGAATCTCAGCTTCAATGAATTTGTGGATATGTTCTCGGTCCTCAGTGAAATGGCTCCGCGGGAACTGAAGGCCATATACGCTTTCAAAATATACG ATTTCAATGTGGATAATTACCTTTGTAAAGAGGACCTGGAAAAAACTCTGAACAGGCTGACAAAGGAGGAGTTGACTCCGGAGGAGGTGCAGCTGGTGTGTGAGAAGGCCATCGAAGAGGCGGATTTGGATGGAGACAATAAACTCTCCTTTgctgattttgaaaatatgataTCAAGGGCTCCTGATTTCTTAAG TACTTTCCACATACGAATCTGA
- the tbc1d2b gene encoding TBC1 domain family member 2B yields the protein MHEDEDGGEPSSGPAPRLEASAKAADVESAKEQTSKLCGFLSKLSGKGPLRGYKARWFVYDPRKCYLYYFKSPQDALPLGHIEIGDACFSYDVEAEEGHFQISTAGKEFLLKAPSKQVMHFWLQQLQQKRWEFSNTRGCGQRDSWSSPTLAHPVSGLVAKDNDAFLFEKLSDSMEQVRSDFAMESETEGGGTVGIQSPRGTSASTNTLNFSLKNFGTELRNSMSYLRPGRGGDSRRSVFYTGNNSSADEWELVEAPPKDFPEHKHHPEVHRHSFGSAFDFVRNSSKPKKPLLRDMMGPGKFGRSAESSPVEFNGKSLELQLRLQSQQEEMCQMQQQQAKLKEELASQKELVRLLQQTLRTSQSDRQPTHRPPPDPSSTDSDRTHHPALSPEEVARLESQVEERDGQIQSLCGHMERLALEKESLQQELKGLKIKVGEINDQLGMLMETIQAKDQAIIKLSQQSSELSATPNDASPPLGKEQQEVDTLKDSLQGYKSQNKFLNKEILELTVLRRNAESREKALEAKYTALEAKLCQVESKYLVLLQEVKNPVCSSSEQSPAREVISRLLEDALQLESPEQEEHPVFKPNTVSEYDAYGFKTLPEEEEEEERLVAKVRALELKSLSMTDQEVSIGVKWENHLAGTMNRNLLRSPELKSLIRWGIPHEHRSHLWRWCVSVHVKKFRDTLPADYYETLLNVAQDKPNPALKQIELDLLRTLPNNKHYSSPSAVGIQKLRNVLVAFSWRNPDIGYCQGLNRLAAIALLYLDQEDAFWSLIAIAEVFMPRDYYTKTLLGSQVDQRVFKDLMSEKLPRLHAHFEQHKVDFSLITFNWFLVVFVDSVVSDILFKIWDAFLYEGPKIIFRFALALFKYKEEEFLKLQDSTTIFKYLRYFTRTILDSRKLMNIAFVDMNPFPMRQIQNRRSFHLEKVRLELTELEAIRQTFLRERETSQDRRSFLSDDDEDN from the exons ATGCACGAAGACGAGGATGGCGGTGAGCCCAGCTCCGGCCCAGCTCCTCGGCTCGAAGCCTCCGCCAAGGCAGCCGACGTGGAGTCGGCGAAGGAGCAGACGTCCAAGCTATGCGGCTTCTTGAGCAAACTGTCCGGCAAGGGGCCCTTGAGGGGGTACAAGGCGAGGTGGTTCGTTTACGATCCCAGGAAATGTTATCTGTATTATTTCAAGAGTCCCCAGGACGCTTTGCCTCTTGGACACATTGAAATCGGCGATGCGTGCTTCAGCTACGACGTGGAAGCCGAAGAGGGACACTTTCAGATCAGCACGGCCGGGAAGGAGTTTTTACTTAAG GCCCCCAGCAAGCAGGTGATGCACTTCTGGCTGCAGCAGCTCCAACAGAAGCGCTGGGAGTTCAGCAACACGCGAGGCTGTGGACAGAGGGACAGCTGGAGCTCTCCCACCTTAGCCCACCCTGTCAGTGGACTTGTTGCCAAAGACAATG ATGCATTCCTGTTTGAGAAGCTCAGCGACAGCATGGAGCAGGTCCGCAGTGACTTTGCCATGGAGTCGGAGACGGAAGGCGGCGGAACGGTCGGGATCCAATCACCCAGAGGGACGTCCGCTTCCACAAATACCCTCAATTTCTCGCTGAAGAACTTTGGTACAGAGCTCAG GAACTCCATGTCATATCTGCGGCCGGGTCGGGGAGGCGACAGCAGACGGAGCGTCTTTTACACGGGCAACAATAGCAGCGCAGACGAATGGGAGCTGGTGGAAGCTCCTCCCAAAGACTTCCCCGAACACAAACATCACCCAGAAGTTCACAGAC ATTCCTTTGGATCGGCGTTTGACTTTGTGCGCAACTCGTCCAAGCCCAAGAAGCCTCTGCTCCGAGACATGATGGGCCCCGGGAAGTTTGGCCGCAGCGCCGAGAGCTCCCCGGTGGAGTTCAACGGCAAATCTTTGGAGTTGCAACTTCGCCTCCAAAGCCAGCAGGaagaaatgtgtcaaatgcaacaGCAACAAGCCAAGCTCAAGGAGGAGCTGGCCAGTCAGAAG GAGCTGGTGAGACTTTTGCAGCAGACCTTAAGAACATCCCAGAGCGATCGCCAACCAACGCACCGTCCGCCTCCAGATCCGTCATCCACCGACTCCGATCGGACTCACCATCCGGCGCTAAGCCCGGAGGAGGTGGCACGTTTAGAGAGCCAGGTTGAGGAACGAGACGGACAGATCCAGTCCCTGTGTGGCCACATGGAACGTCTGGCCTTGGAGAAGGAGAGCCTCCAGCAAGAGCTGAAAGGTCTGAAAATCAAAGTAGGGGAGATTAATGACCAGCTGGGCATGCTGATGGAGACCATCCAGGCCAAAGACCAAGCCATCATAAAACTGTCGCAGCAGAGCTCTGAGCTGAGCGCGACTCCCAATGATGCTTCGCCACCTCTCGGGAAAGAACAACAAGAGGTGGACACCCTCAAG GACAGTCTCCAAGGCTATAAATCTCAAAACAAGTTCCTAAACAAAGAGATCCTGGAGCTGACAGTGCTACGCAGAAATGCAGAAAGTCGGGAGAAGGCATTGGAAGCAAAG taCACAGCACTGGAGGCCAAGCTGTGTCAGGTGGAGAGTAAGTATCTGGTGCTGCTACAAGAGGTGAAGAACCCAGTGTGCTCCTCTTCGGAGCAGAGTCCCGCCCGGGAGGTCATCTCCAGATTGTTGGAGGACGCCCTACAGTTGGAGAGCCCTGAGCAAGAAGAACACCCCGTCTTTAAACCAAACACTGTCAG TGAATACGATGCATATGGCTTCAAGACCTTgcccgaggaggaggaggaagaagagcgcCTCGTCGCCAAAGTCAGAGCCTTGGAGCTCAAGTCCCTCTCCATGACGGATCAGGAGGTGTCCATCGGCGTCAAGTGGGAGAACCATCTGGCCGGAACCATGAACCGAAACTTGCTGCGCTCCCCCGAGCTCAAGTCGTTGATCCGCTGGGGTATTCCGCACGAGCATCGCTCCCACTTGTGGCGCTGGTGCGTCTCCGTCCACGTCAAGAAGTTCCGGGATACCCTGCCAGCTGATTATTATGAGACCTTACTGAACGTGGCCCAAGACAAGCCCAACCCTGCTTTGAAGCAGATCGAATTGGACTTATTGCGGACTTTACCCAACAACAAGCACTACTCTTCTCCCAGCGCCGTCGGAATCCAGAAGCTCAGGAACGTTCTGGTGGCTTTCTCTTGGAGGAATCCTGACATCGGCTACTGCCAGGGACTAAACAG GCTGGCAGCTATTGCGTTGCTCTATCTGGACCAAGAAGATGCCTTTTGGAGCCTTATAGCCATTGCGGAAGTGTTCATGCCGAGGGATTACTACACCAAGACTCTGCTCGGCTCGCAG GTGGACCAGCGCGTGTTCAAGGACCTGATGAGCGAGAAGTTGCCGCGTCTCCACGCCCACTTTGAGCAGCACAAGGTGGACTTCTCCCTCATCACCTTCAACTGGTTCCTGGTGGTGTTTGTGGACAGCGTGGTCAGCGACATCCTCTTCAAGATCTGGGACGCCTTCCTCTACGAAGGTCCTAAG ATCATCTTTCGCTTTGCTCTTGCTCTCTTCAAATATAAGGAAGAGGAATTTCTGAAGTTGCAGGATTCCACCACCATCTTCAAATATCTCCGATATTTCACTCGCACAATCCTTGATTCTAG GAAGCTCATGAACATCGCTTTTGTGGACATGAACCCGTTCCCGATGAGGCAAATCCAGAACCGGCGTTCCTTCCATTTGGAGAAGGTTCGCTTGGAGCTGACCGAGCTGGAGGCCATCAGGCAGACCTTCCTGCGAGAGAGGGAGACGTCTCAGGACAGACGCAGCTTCCTCAGCGACGACGACGAGGATAACTAA